The following are encoded together in the Poseidonibacter lekithochrous genome:
- a CDS encoding NlpC/P60 family protein, whose amino-acid sequence MKTKHLFIALFTILIFNACSNTSNNMPIQSASLLNTMMQLNDKNNKLFKFYSQWKGVRYKYGGNSKNGIDCSAFIQKAYNASYNIKIPRTTKYQSRIGREITKSQLKTGDLVFFKTGYNTRHVGIYTNNGKFMHASTKKGVIISKLENVYYKKHYWKSVRVFY is encoded by the coding sequence TTGAAAACAAAACATTTATTTATTGCACTCTTTACTATTCTTATATTTAATGCTTGCTCAAACACAAGTAATAACATGCCTATTCAAAGTGCTTCGTTATTAAATACAATGATGCAATTAAATGATAAAAATAACAAGCTTTTTAAGTTCTATTCTCAATGGAAAGGTGTTAGATATAAATATGGTGGAAATTCAAAAAATGGAATAGATTGTTCTGCTTTTATCCAAAAAGCATATAACGCTAGTTATAACATTAAGATTCCTCGTACAACTAAATACCAATCAAGAATAGGTAGAGAAATAACAAAAAGTCAGTTAAAAACTGGAGATTTAGTATTTTTCAAAACTGGTTATAACACCCGTCATGTGGGGATTTATACAAATAATGGCAAATTTATGCATGCCTCTACAAAAAAAGGTGTGATTATTTCTAAGCTAGAAAATGTCTACTATAAAAAACATTATTGGAAATCTGTACGAGTATTTTATTAG
- a CDS encoding DMT family transporter: MKYYIFLVLAVLFWSGNFIFGRLISSSVEPVQLSFFRWFFVFILLLPYMLIHKQRLINSLKKDFRILFLFGALGVAGFNTLLYYGLQTTTATNALLINSSTPIFIIVLSAILLKVKITKIQSLGVLLSSIGVLYLILKGSLVTLLTLEFTQGDLWIILACLDWALYCILLKFKPKDLNAFDFLSITTFIGIVILYILFSLQGFSFEFSFVSSDEVLYSLIYMVIFPSLLSFYFWNESTVAIGANKAGQFTHLMSIFGAILAFLLLGERLEFYHFIGITFIAIGIYISMFYKRKVV, from the coding sequence ATGAAATATTATATATTTTTAGTTTTAGCTGTTTTATTTTGGTCTGGAAATTTTATTTTTGGACGATTAATATCTTCTAGTGTAGAACCAGTACAATTATCATTTTTTAGATGGTTTTTTGTTTTTATACTTTTACTGCCATATATGTTAATACATAAACAAAGACTTATTAATTCACTTAAAAAAGATTTTAGAATATTGTTTTTATTTGGAGCTTTAGGAGTTGCTGGGTTTAATACTCTTTTATATTATGGATTACAAACAACAACTGCGACTAATGCTTTGTTAATTAACTCTTCCACTCCTATATTTATTATTGTACTTTCGGCAATACTATTAAAAGTAAAGATTACAAAAATACAAAGTTTAGGAGTACTATTATCTTCTATAGGTGTATTATATTTGATTCTAAAAGGAAGTTTAGTCACACTATTAACTTTAGAATTTACCCAAGGTGATTTATGGATAATACTTGCTTGTTTAGATTGGGCTTTATATTGTATTTTGTTAAAGTTTAAACCAAAAGATTTAAATGCCTTTGATTTTTTAAGTATTACAACATTTATAGGAATAGTGATTTTATATATATTATTTAGCTTGCAGGGATTTAGTTTTGAATTTTCGTTTGTTAGTTCTGATGAGGTATTATATTCATTAATCTATATGGTGATTTTCCCCTCACTATTATCTTTTTATTTTTGGAATGAATCAACTGTAGCAATTGGAGCAAATAAGGCTGGACAATTTACACACTTGATGTCAATTTTTGGAGCTATTTTGGCTTTTTTATTATTAGGTGAAAGATTAGAGTTTTATCATTTTATTGGAATCACATTTATTGCCATTGGTATATATATTTCTATGTTTTATAAACGTAAGGTTGTTTAA
- a CDS encoding NlpC/P60 family protein yields MIKPLMVLTPLLFIFVGCQPKQDVYVENTTNIEKKNDSISTIKNTHKETLTQDKKLLTKDSSIQKEYKKLIIEANIKQDPTLSRNEAFMEFYNEWKNVKYRFGGNSKRGIDCSAFTQRAFKEKFDVKIPRTTWTQVKSGKAVKKSELILGDLVFFKTGKRDRHVGIYMGDGTFMHASIKGVKFTKLNKPFYKKTYWTSRRIIN; encoded by the coding sequence ATGATTAAACCTCTAATGGTACTTACGCCATTATTATTTATTTTTGTTGGCTGTCAACCTAAACAAGATGTTTATGTTGAGAATACTACGAATATAGAGAAAAAAAATGACTCTATTTCAACGATTAAAAACACACACAAAGAAACACTAACACAAGATAAAAAATTATTAACTAAAGATTCTTCTATCCAAAAAGAATACAAGAAACTAATTATAGAAGCAAACATAAAACAAGATCCAACTCTAAGTCGGAACGAAGCATTTATGGAATTCTATAATGAATGGAAAAACGTTAAGTATAGATTTGGCGGAAACTCTAAAAGAGGTATTGATTGTTCTGCATTTACGCAAAGAGCCTTTAAAGAAAAGTTTGACGTTAAGATTCCAAGAACAACTTGGACTCAAGTAAAATCTGGAAAAGCTGTTAAAAAATCTGAATTAATTCTTGGTGACCTAGTTTTTTTCAAAACTGGTAAACGAGATAGACATGTTGGAATATACATGGGTGATGGAACTTTTATGCATGCTTCAATTAAGGGTGTTAAGTTTACAAAACTAAACAAACCTTTCTACAAAAAAACTTACTGGACTTCAAGAAGAATTATTAACTAA
- a CDS encoding alpha/beta fold hydrolase yields the protein MSNPEIANNINTGGYNTNYHDLGEGEVVLFIHGSGPGVSAYANWRLAMPTLAQNFRVIAPDMAGFGYTQRIEDATYDMDVWVKQAIDLMDALNIEKFNIVGNSFGGALALALTIKYPERLNKVVLMGAMGIDFELTAGLDQAWGYTPSLENMRSLLDTFAYSRVLVTDELAQMRYEASIREGFQESFGSMFPAPRQSSVSAMASNEEDIKAIDKDVLIIHGRDDKVIPFENSTRLHSLIEKSQLHGFGQCGHWSQIEHKDRFNKLLEDFFLV from the coding sequence ATGTCAAATCCAGAAATAGCAAATAATATAAATACGGGTGGTTATAATACAAATTATCATGATTTAGGTGAGGGTGAAGTAGTACTATTTATTCACGGTTCAGGTCCGGGGGTTTCAGCATATGCAAACTGGAGATTAGCAATGCCTACTCTTGCACAAAACTTTAGAGTAATAGCACCTGATATGGCAGGATTTGGTTATACGCAGAGAATAGAAGATGCCACTTATGATATGGATGTATGGGTTAAACAAGCAATTGATTTAATGGATGCTTTAAATATAGAAAAATTTAATATTGTTGGAAACTCATTTGGTGGAGCTTTAGCTTTAGCTTTAACTATTAAATACCCTGAAAGATTAAATAAAGTAGTGCTTATGGGTGCTATGGGAATTGATTTTGAACTAACAGCAGGACTTGATCAAGCATGGGGATATACTCCTTCTTTAGAGAATATGAGATCATTACTTGATACTTTTGCATATTCAAGAGTATTAGTAACAGATGAATTAGCTCAAATGAGATATGAAGCAAGTATAAGAGAAGGTTTCCAGGAATCTTTTGGTTCTATGTTTCCTGCTCCTAGACAAAGTAGTGTAAGTGCAATGGCCTCTAATGAAGAAGATATTAAAGCTATTGATAAAGATGTTTTAATTATTCATGGAAGAGATGATAAGGTTATTCCTTTTGAGAATTCTACTAGGTTACATAGTCTAATTGAAAAATCTCAATTACATGGTTTTGGACAATGTGGACATTGGTCTCAAATTGAACATAAAGACAGATTCAATAAATTACTTGAAGATTTCTTTTTAGTTTAA
- the trxA gene encoding thioredoxin — MSKYIELNNDNFEQTVKEGVSLVDFWAPWCGPCRMIAPVIEELAEEFEGKANICKVNSDEEQDLAVKFGVRSIPTILFMKDGVVVDQMIGAASKQAFSDKLNSLL, encoded by the coding sequence ATGAGTAAATATATAGAATTAAACAATGATAATTTCGAACAAACAGTTAAAGAGGGAGTATCTTTAGTTGACTTCTGGGCTCCATGGTGTGGACCTTGTAGAATGATAGCTCCTGTAATTGAAGAATTAGCAGAAGAATTTGAAGGTAAAGCAAACATCTGTAAAGTAAATTCAGATGAAGAACAAGATTTAGCAGTTAAATTTGGTGTTAGATCAATTCCTACTATTCTTTTCATGAAAGATGGTGTTGTTGTTGACCAAATGATTGGTGCAGCATCTAAACAAGCATTTTCTGACAAATTAAACTCACTACTGTAA
- a CDS encoding MFS transporter, with the protein MKKKDLFIVIYCIIIVLSVMYATQPLQPLLAKQFDISIIKASQFTAVIMLFLAVSPIVYGYILEKVCAKKMLYITSIILLITNIFLGMSSTYEMFLFFRVCEALVVPAILTALMSILANIDKENIKYNMAIYVAATVFGGLLGRVFSGAIATTFSYEYVFYSLSFTIFISLFLIKKLSYEGEAQLNKPKIKDITNILKDKRFAMVYLLMFCMFFVFAGVLNVLPFRVKDISSSINEFQISLLYLGYGMGILVSLSSKKIVKFFKNELNTILFGITLFLIVNFFLVNKDVLILFIVLFIFCIGMFTVHTVSTGLANSMKAQRKSLTSGMYLTFYYLGGAAGSFFPSILYEHYGWDIMIYSFILVLFIVLGITYRSRGLFEVKAN; encoded by the coding sequence ATGAAGAAAAAAGACCTCTTCATTGTAATTTATTGTATCATCATTGTTTTATCAGTGATGTATGCAACACAACCCTTACAACCATTATTAGCCAAACAGTTTGATATTTCAATTATTAAAGCTTCACAGTTTACAGCTGTAATTATGCTTTTTCTAGCAGTATCTCCCATAGTATATGGATATATCTTAGAAAAAGTTTGTGCAAAAAAGATGTTGTATATAACTTCCATTATTTTATTAATCACAAATATATTTTTAGGAATGTCTTCTACTTATGAGATGTTTTTATTTTTTAGAGTATGTGAAGCCTTAGTAGTTCCTGCAATATTAACAGCATTAATGAGTATCTTGGCAAATATAGATAAAGAAAATATCAAATACAATATGGCAATTTATGTAGCTGCTACTGTATTTGGTGGTTTATTAGGTAGAGTATTCTCAGGTGCAATTGCTACAACTTTCTCTTATGAATATGTATTTTATTCATTGTCTTTTACTATTTTTATTTCACTATTTTTAATTAAAAAATTATCTTATGAAGGGGAAGCCCAATTAAATAAACCAAAAATAAAAGATATTACAAATATTCTAAAAGATAAAAGATTTGCAATGGTTTATTTATTAATGTTTTGTATGTTTTTTGTATTCGCTGGAGTTTTAAATGTCTTACCTTTTAGGGTAAAAGATATTTCAAGTTCAATAAATGAATTTCAAATAAGCTTATTATATTTGGGATATGGAATGGGAATCCTTGTATCTTTATCTTCAAAGAAAATTGTTAAGTTTTTCAAAAATGAGTTAAATACAATTCTTTTTGGAATTACACTATTTTTAATAGTTAATTTCTTTTTAGTAAATAAAGATGTTTTAATTCTATTTATAGTCTTATTTATCTTCTGTATTGGAATGTTTACAGTTCATACGGTAAGTACTGGTTTAGCCAATTCTATGAAAGCTCAAAGGAAGTCTTTGACTTCTGGAATGTATTTAACTTTTTATTATTTAGGTGGTGCTGCTGGTTCATTTTTCCCATCTATTTTATATGAACATTATGGTTGGGATATTATGATTTATTCTTTTATATTGGTTTTATTTATAGTTTTAGGTATTACTTATAGAAGTAGGGGATTATTTGAAGTTAAAGCTAATTAA
- a CDS encoding tellurium resistance protein TerC: MNFLTKFSGILIFLSFITSIYAYFFNKDLVLISGLIAWFALMILYVLLSNKKILNTLFILSILAFAFSYYKGFDINFIKVFTVNQYLLSLLIGVGFLRLIASPKKDKSMSLPKGKQSFFKTYLGIHLFGSVINLSSLILVADKLYKKAPLSNSQVIVLTRAFSSDAYWSPFFVAFAAAITYAPNLSPSIILINGLFLAFIAFVVTYLELSNDKKFKLDDFKGYPVAFETLVLPFSLAFLVLLTNHYFPQVKVIVLIALFSLLLTLFVLPIKKGLTKSYNQLKMHLIDELPKMRLEMSLFLVAGMFGISISTILIGYDVSLPFETFDWIIASTLLAIFIVLSMVGIHPIITIAIIGDFMSSVNHTLLAITFLMAWSTTVSTSPFSGLNMTIVSRYNFLAIDIFKLNISYALKMYIVCVLCLFILNTYVIL; this comes from the coding sequence ATGAACTTTTTGACTAAATTTTCTGGAATATTAATATTTCTATCATTTATTACTTCAATTTATGCTTACTTTTTTAATAAAGACTTAGTTCTAATCTCTGGATTAATTGCATGGTTTGCTTTGATGATATTATATGTTTTACTAAGCAACAAAAAGATTTTAAATACTTTATTTATCTTAAGTATTCTAGCTTTTGCTTTTTCTTACTATAAAGGTTTTGATATAAACTTCATTAAGGTTTTTACTGTAAATCAATATCTTTTATCTTTACTTATTGGAGTTGGGTTTTTAAGACTTATTGCTAGTCCTAAAAAAGATAAATCAATGAGCCTACCAAAAGGGAAACAATCTTTTTTTAAAACCTATTTAGGAATACATCTTTTTGGTTCAGTTATAAATCTTTCATCTTTAATACTTGTAGCAGATAAGCTTTATAAAAAAGCTCCCTTATCTAATAGCCAAGTTATTGTATTAACAAGAGCCTTTTCTAGTGATGCTTATTGGTCACCATTTTTTGTAGCTTTTGCCGCAGCTATTACTTATGCTCCAAACTTATCTCCTTCAATTATCTTGATAAATGGTTTGTTTTTAGCCTTTATTGCTTTTGTGGTTACATACTTAGAGTTAAGTAATGATAAGAAGTTTAAACTGGATGATTTCAAAGGTTACCCAGTAGCTTTTGAAACACTCGTTTTACCTTTTTCTTTAGCTTTTCTAGTATTACTTACAAATCACTATTTCCCACAAGTAAAAGTAATTGTATTAATAGCCTTGTTTTCACTTCTATTAACTCTTTTTGTTTTACCAATAAAAAAAGGTTTAACAAAGTCATATAATCAATTAAAAATGCACCTTATTGATGAGTTACCAAAAATGAGATTAGAGATGTCACTATTTTTAGTAGCGGGAATGTTTGGTATTTCAATAAGTACTATTCTTATAGGATATGATGTGTCTTTGCCTTTTGAAACTTTTGATTGGATTATTGCTTCAACTTTATTAGCTATATTTATTGTTCTTTCAATGGTTGGAATTCATCCTATTATTACCATTGCAATTATAGGTGATTTCATGAGCAGTGTAAATCATACATTATTGGCAATAACATTTTTGATGGCTTGGTCTACAACTGTTTCAACTTCACCTTTTAGTGGTTTGAATATGACTATAGTTTCAAGATATAATTTCTTAGCAATTGACATCTTTAAGCTAAATATATCTTATGCACTAAAAATGTACATAGTATGTGTTTTATGTCTATTTATTTTAAACACCTATGTTATATTGTAA
- the alaS gene encoding alanine--tRNA ligase encodes MDIRKEYLEFFKNKGHDVVSSMPLVPDDPTLMFTNAGMVQFKDIFTGAVPKPANPTATSCQLCVRAGGKHNDLENVGYTARHHTLFEMLGNFSFGDYFKKDAIAYAWEFITVNLELPVDKLWVTIHDTDDEAFELWKEHISPDKIKRFGDKDNFWSMGDTGPCGPCSEIFYDQGEEHFNTEEDYLGGEGDRFLEIWNLVFMQYEQTKAADGTITRASLPKPSIDTGMGLERVIAIKEGVLNNFDSSNFQPIIKKLEELAGQKATSETIGSYRVIADHLRAASFMLSQGILFGNEGRPYVNRRIMRRAVRHGYLLGFRTPFLSEMYDTLCEILGNHYTDLVDQAAYVKEQITLEEARFFKTIDSGMTLFNEELANTKDVFSGEIAFKLYDEKGFPLDLTEDMLREKNLKVDNEKFNSLMNAQKAKAKAAWKGSGDSATEGDFKTLLEKYGENEFVGYENTSYKTKITALLDESFKEVTTLEKGSTGWVMLEKTPFYATSGGQAGDIGALEDNEHIAIIEETSKFYGLNLSKVKVENSTISQGEEVDAIVVNRYEVAKHHSATHLLQSALKMVLGDTVAQAGSLNESARLRFDFTYPKAMTTSQIEEVEDLVNSMIARGIQGSVEELDIEDAKKKGAIAMFGEKYGNRVRVVEFGDVSVEFCGGTHVKNSHDIGSFYITKESGVSAGVRRIEAVCGSAAISYAKSFMNKYQEVQSEVKNQDAITGIKKLKDQIKELKKELEEAQSSTAAPINEIMVGDVKVVVDVVKNGDIKKIVDDLKNANEKLAVLLLQPKGEKVMIVAGSKNTNVKAGDWIKNIAPIVGGGGGGRPDFAQAGGKDVTKVEDAKVAAIAYANENL; translated from the coding sequence ATGGATATTAGAAAAGAGTATTTAGAATTTTTTAAAAACAAAGGTCACGATGTAGTTTCATCTATGCCTTTAGTACCAGATGATCCAACATTAATGTTCACAAATGCTGGTATGGTTCAGTTTAAAGATATATTTACAGGTGCGGTTCCAAAACCTGCAAACCCAACTGCAACTTCATGTCAACTATGTGTAAGAGCAGGTGGTAAACACAATGACTTAGAAAATGTTGGTTACACTGCAAGACACCATACATTATTCGAAATGTTAGGTAACTTCTCTTTTGGAGACTACTTTAAAAAAGATGCTATTGCTTATGCATGGGAATTTATTACAGTAAATTTAGAATTACCGGTTGATAAACTATGGGTAACTATTCATGATACTGATGATGAAGCTTTTGAGCTTTGGAAAGAGCACATTTCTCCTGATAAAATCAAAAGATTTGGAGATAAAGATAACTTCTGGTCAATGGGTGATACAGGTCCTTGTGGTCCTTGTTCTGAAATTTTCTATGACCAAGGTGAAGAACACTTCAATACAGAAGAAGATTACTTAGGTGGAGAAGGTGATAGATTCTTAGAAATCTGGAACTTAGTATTTATGCAATATGAGCAAACTAAAGCTGCGGATGGAACTATTACAAGAGCTTCTTTACCAAAACCTTCAATTGATACAGGTATGGGGTTAGAGAGAGTTATTGCAATTAAAGAAGGTGTTTTAAATAACTTTGATTCATCAAACTTCCAACCAATTATCAAAAAATTAGAAGAGTTAGCTGGTCAAAAAGCTACATCTGAAACTATTGGTTCATACAGAGTAATTGCTGACCACTTAAGAGCTGCATCATTTATGTTATCTCAAGGTATTTTATTCGGAAACGAAGGAAGACCATATGTAAACAGAAGAATTATGAGAAGAGCTGTAAGACATGGTTATTTACTTGGATTTAGAACACCATTTTTAAGTGAAATGTATGATACTTTATGTGAAATTTTAGGTAATCATTACACTGATTTAGTAGATCAAGCTGCTTATGTAAAAGAACAAATAACTTTAGAAGAAGCTAGATTCTTTAAAACAATTGATTCTGGAATGACTCTATTTAATGAAGAATTAGCAAATACTAAAGATGTATTCTCTGGTGAAATTGCTTTTAAACTTTACGATGAAAAAGGTTTCCCTTTAGACTTAACAGAAGATATGTTAAGAGAAAAAAATCTTAAAGTAGATAATGAAAAATTCAATTCATTAATGAATGCTCAAAAAGCTAAAGCTAAAGCTGCTTGGAAAGGTAGTGGAGACTCTGCTACTGAAGGTGACTTCAAAACTTTACTTGAAAAATATGGTGAAAATGAATTTGTTGGATATGAAAATACTTCATACAAAACTAAAATCACTGCATTATTAGACGAAAGCTTTAAAGAAGTTACTACTTTAGAAAAAGGAAGTACTGGTTGGGTTATGTTAGAAAAGACTCCTTTCTATGCAACTTCAGGTGGGCAAGCTGGTGATATTGGTGCATTAGAAGATAATGAACATATTGCTATTATTGAAGAAACTTCTAAATTCTATGGATTAAACCTATCAAAAGTAAAAGTTGAAAACTCAACTATTTCTCAAGGTGAAGAAGTAGATGCTATTGTTGTAAATAGATATGAAGTTGCAAAACATCATAGTGCTACTCACCTTTTACAAAGTGCTTTAAAAATGGTACTTGGTGATACAGTTGCACAAGCTGGATCATTAAATGAATCTGCAAGATTAAGATTTGACTTTACATATCCAAAAGCAATGACTACTTCTCAAATTGAAGAAGTTGAAGATTTAGTTAACTCTATGATTGCTAGAGGTATCCAAGGTTCTGTTGAAGAATTAGATATTGAAGACGCTAAGAAAAAAGGCGCTATTGCTATGTTTGGTGAAAAATATGGAAATAGAGTTAGAGTTGTTGAATTTGGAGATGTATCTGTAGAATTCTGTGGAGGAACTCACGTAAAGAATTCTCACGATATTGGTTCATTCTACATCACTAAAGAATCTGGTGTTAGTGCAGGAGTTAGAAGAATTGAAGCGGTTTGTGGATCTGCTGCTATTTCTTATGCTAAATCATTTATGAATAAATACCAAGAAGTACAATCTGAAGTTAAAAATCAAGATGCAATTACTGGTATCAAAAAATTAAAAGACCAAATTAAAGAACTTAAAAAAGAACTTGAAGAAGCTCAAAGCTCAACAGCAGCACCTATTAATGAAATAATGGTTGGTGATGTTAAAGTTGTAGTTGATGTTGTTAAAAATGGTGATATCAAAAAAATCGTTGATGATTTAAAAAATGCTAATGAAAAACTTGCTGTATTATTACTACAACCAAAAGGTGAAAAAGTAATGATCGTTGCAGGAAGTAAAAATACAAATGTTAAAGCTGGTGATTGGATTAAGAATATTGCTCCTATCGTTGGTGGTGGAGGTGGTGGAAGACCAGACTTCGCACAAGCAGGTGGAAAAGACGTAACTAAAGTAGAAGATGCAAAAGTTGCGGCTATTGCATATGCTAACGAAAACTTATAG
- the trxA gene encoding thioredoxin: MGKYVELTPANFEEVTKEGVSLVDFWAPWCGPCRMIAPVIEELAEEFEGKANICKVNTDEEQDLAVKYGIRSIPTIIFMKDGEVVDQMVGASSKQAFADKINSLL, translated from the coding sequence ATGGGTAAATATGTTGAATTAACTCCTGCAAATTTTGAAGAAGTTACAAAAGAAGGTGTTTCACTAGTTGATTTCTGGGCTCCTTGGTGTGGACCTTGTAGAATGATTGCTCCAGTAATTGAAGAATTAGCTGAAGAGTTTGAAGGTAAAGCAAACATTTGTAAAGTAAATACAGATGAAGAGCAAGATTTAGCAGTTAAATATGGTATTAGATCAATCCCTACAATCATTTTCATGAAAGATGGTGAAGTAGTAGATCAAATGGTTGGTGCATCTTCTAAGCAAGCATTTGCTGACAAAATTAACTCATTATTATAA
- a CDS encoding OprD family outer membrane porin: MRKITKLSLAAGLLVSSSACADSLSEAFANAKVKGEIKAQYFDVKPLADGKSDSILVFGGNLNVITDSFYGFKGGVTFQTSHVSDISTEGTNNFANTMDASGSVMSESYLSYTMSNTTAKIGRQYIKTPLIAGSGSRMIKQSFEGFTLTNTDLPQTKLMAIYAGKYQDRTDGNGGAGEFTKSKVEDGAYSVLAENKSVKDLTLTLQYLDVKGNTSASDKDALYFDAHYKIAGIDLSAQYYDTTDSNVDGSMIGFKASGTIGMINLTGLYTTTSDDGKVYSGVGSGADAAFTALPLHGGSVTYTKDTDTMVGVAATKIADVLMVAYYGQVNTDDASLPYEKIDAYGGFLQYVYNKNFSAKVMYESADFNKAALKDDDILRIYTSYKF, from the coding sequence ATGAGAAAAATTACAAAATTAAGTTTGGCAGCTGGTTTATTAGTTTCATCAAGTGCATGTGCAGACAGTTTATCTGAAGCATTCGCAAATGCAAAAGTAAAAGGTGAGATTAAAGCTCAGTATTTTGATGTAAAACCTTTAGCTGATGGTAAAAGTGATTCTATATTAGTTTTTGGTGGTAATTTAAATGTTATCACAGATTCTTTTTATGGATTTAAAGGGGGAGTAACATTCCAAACTTCACATGTATCGGATATTTCAACTGAAGGTACAAACAACTTTGCAAATACAATGGATGCATCTGGTTCTGTAATGTCAGAATCATATCTATCTTATACAATGTCTAATACAACAGCTAAGATTGGTAGACAGTATATTAAAACACCATTAATCGCAGGATCTGGTTCTAGAATGATAAAACAATCTTTTGAAGGTTTTACTTTAACTAATACTGATTTACCTCAAACAAAATTAATGGCTATATATGCAGGTAAATATCAAGATAGAACAGACGGAAATGGTGGAGCAGGTGAGTTTACTAAAAGTAAAGTAGAAGATGGTGCTTATTCTGTATTAGCTGAGAATAAATCAGTGAAAGATTTAACATTAACTTTACAGTACTTAGATGTAAAAGGTAATACATCAGCTAGTGATAAAGATGCTTTATATTTTGATGCACATTATAAAATTGCTGGAATTGATTTATCTGCTCAATACTATGATACAACAGATAGTAATGTAGATGGTTCTATGATTGGTTTTAAAGCCTCAGGAACAATTGGTATGATCAACTTAACAGGTTTATATACAACAACATCAGATGATGGAAAAGTATACTCAGGTGTTGGTTCAGGTGCTGATGCAGCATTTACTGCGTTACCTTTACATGGAGGAAGTGTTACTTATACAAAAGACACTGATACTATGGTTGGAGTTGCAGCAACAAAAATTGCAGATGTATTAATGGTTGCTTATTATGGGCAAGTAAATACTGATGATGCTTCATTGCCATATGAAAAGATTGATGCTTATGGTGGATTCTTACAATATGTTTATAATAAAAACTTTTCAGCAAAAGTTATGTACGAAAGTGCAGACTTTAACAAAGCTGCTTTAAAAGATGATGATATTCTTAGAATATATACATCTTACAAATTCTAA
- a CDS encoding MsnO8 family LLM class oxidoreductase, producing MSLKLSVLDQSPIHDGKEDKQGLFDTINLAKTCEDLGYHRYLLAEHHDTPGYASCAPEVMVGAVASATSKIRVGSGGVMLNHYNSFKVAETFNTLSALYDNRIDLGIGRASGASYLATRALYCTNADYSQKAYELINYLDGTTPEDSSFHELNLSPKGIDSTPVFLLGSSDGSSSLAGYLGAGYILALFIGTHERSPNIIKDYKKSFASAKADKKPNAMIAVACICANTKEEARFIASTHSYWKVQAFRHPSRDPLLSPKTVQDRIKNLSFEDKAYYEETMNSMILGTAKECKEQIEALAKEYDVEEVVVVNVTYSFEDRKNSYELLAKEFNLNK from the coding sequence ATGTCTTTGAAACTAAGTGTATTAGACCAATCTCCTATTCATGATGGAAAAGAAGATAAACAAGGTTTATTTGACACAATAAATCTTGCTAAAACCTGTGAAGACTTAGGTTATCACAGGTATTTATTAGCTGAACATCATGATACTCCTGGATATGCTTCTTGTGCTCCTGAAGTAATGGTTGGAGCAGTAGCAAGTGCTACATCTAAAATAAGAGTTGGTAGTGGTGGTGTTATGCTAAATCACTATAACTCTTTTAAAGTTGCAGAGACTTTTAATACACTTAGTGCTTTATATGATAATAGAATTGATCTAGGTATTGGTCGCGCTAGTGGAGCTAGTTATTTAGCTACAAGAGCTTTATATTGTACTAATGCTGATTATTCACAAAAAGCTTACGAACTTATAAATTATCTTGATGGAACAACACCTGAGGATTCTAGTTTTCATGAATTAAACTTGAGTCCCAAAGGTATTGATTCAACTCCTGTATTTTTATTAGGTTCAAGTGATGGAAGTTCTTCTTTAGCTGGATATTTAGGAGCTGGATATATTTTAGCTTTATTTATAGGTACTCATGAGCGAAGTCCTAATATTATCAAAGATTATAAGAAGTCTTTTGCAAGTGCAAAAGCAGATAAAAAGCCAAATGCAATGATAGCAGTTGCTTGTATATGTGCTAATACTAAAGAAGAAGCTAGATTTATCGCTAGTACACATTCATATTGGAAGGTTCAAGCTTTTAGACACCCTTCAAGAGATCCTTTACTTTCTCCTAAAACAGTTCAAGACCGTATAAAAAACCTAAGCTTTGAAGATAAGGCTTATTATGAAGAAACAATGAACTCAATGATTTTAGGAACAGCTAAAGAGTGTAAAGAACAAATAGAAGCTTTGGCCAAAGAGTATGATGTAGAAGAAGTAGTAGTTGTAAATGTGACTTATTCATTTGAGGATAGGAAAAATTCATATGAACTTTTAGCAAAAGAGTTCAATTTAAATAAATAG